The Mycolicibacterium aurum genome segment ACAATGCTGCGCCTAGGGTCGAATCCGGCCCATTCCGCAACTGTTGATGCACTGACACCCGAGGAGCGCGAGCGAGCGCCGCTTTAAGGCTCATAGCTGGTTCCGAAGTTTTCGCTCCAGCACCGTTCTTGCGAATTCAAGATCGGCAGGTACATCGACCGATATCGAACCCCCACTTTCGAAGGGGACCATCCGAATGGCGACTCCGGCTTCTAGGAATCGCAGTTCGTTGATGTCCTCAACTTCTTCGGCACTGCGACGCGGCTCGGCGGCAAATAATTCGAGCGCCCCGCGCGTGTAGGCAAGCACGCCCACATGTTTAAAGTACGTGAACTCGGAGAGCGAGTTCTCGAGTGTGCCCGTTTTGTGGTGCGGGATTACACTGCGCGAAAAGTACATGGCATTGCCATTGGTGTCAACGACCACTTTGATATTCGTCGGGTCAATGAGCTCTGCGGTAGATCTTATAGGGGCCATTATGTTGAGAACCTCGACCTCCGTCGAAACTTTGTTGGGAATGACCGCGTCTATACAGAGGGGGGATATAAGAGGTTCGTCTCCGTTGATGCAGACGTACAGGTCGGCCGAGTCTGAACGTGCGACTTCAAGCACCCGCTCGGTACTTGTCCGATGCTCGGGCGAAGTCATTACGGCCTTCATGTCGAGCCGAGTACATACCTCTAGGATGCGGCGGTCGTCAGTGGCAATCACCACATCGCTGAGGAAATTCGCTTTCAGGGCCTGCTGATATACCCACCACACCATCGGCCGTCCGGCAATATCGGCTAGAGGCTTCCCAGGGAATCTGGAGGAGGCCATACGCGCGGGAATGACGCCTAAAACTCTCACTCAGCCACCTTAGCGGCAGATGCCAATAAGCATAGTGGCTTGTGTCCTACTGGTTTTGGGTCCTTGAGCGCCTTCCTGCTTTGGGCTGCCTGAACCGCCATTAGCGGGCCGTAGTCGGACTATCAATTCCGCATCTCGACTTTGTGGTGATCCTGAATCGTGGCGCTGCAAAGTTGTTTGTCGTAGTGCACATTTCATTGACCGGCCTTGGTCGCTGAGATTAGTGTCTGTGTGCCACCGAGATAGCCCAAGTCGCGGTTGTGGTAGACGTGCACTCGGGCCTCCACGAACCCACAATCAGTCAGGCGGTCTAGCACGTCCCAGCCGAAGTTGCGGTAGCAAAGTGCGCCGTTGATGGGGTCGGTGGGATTACCGTGGACCTCGATTGGCAGAAAATGCTCAATTTGACCGCGTGAGTTCATCGATGCGCGGACGACGGTATCGTATTGGCTCGTTATAAATGGCACCGTCATTACCAGCTTCCCGCTCGGTGCTAACACTCGGGCAATTTCTGAGAAGGCGGCCAGATAATCTGGCACATGCTCTAACACGTCGAAACTCAGCACGTAATCGAAGCTGGCAGTCGGATACGACAGTGCGTGGAGGTCTTGGTGGTTGATGCCCAAATGTTGTGCACCTGACGCCTTGCCTGGAGATAAAAACTCGCTGCCTGTCACATGGTTGAAGCGACCGCGCAGCCACCGATAGGTATTCCCGAATTGTTCGGTTAAGTAAATTCGTTTATCAGGTGTCATGCCACACTCCTGAATCGCGAAGTGCAAAGCGGCGCGCACGCGATTACGCATGTTGCAGTTCGGGCAGATCAAATGCTCGCGCCACTTCGGTTGCGGCCTTCCGGAAGAATCCGTATCGATATATTCAGTGGTGGCGACAAAGTCGACGGATTCATTGCAGAGTGCGCAGTGGCCATCGACTTCGAAGGCGAAACGATCAGGTGGCGCGGCTGCCTCGTCCTCGGCTTTCCAACTGATTATTAGTTCGTCGTTGGCGACCCGCCAGGCTTCGAAATCGGAGAGTGAGCTGAACTCGATTACGTCAATTCGGGACCGTTCTGGAAAGCGGGGGAAAGTGCCGGTTACGGGGATATGGGCCAGAGCAATAGATTTGATGCGGAACAAGGGGACAGCTATGCGGATAAGCGCTGGCGAAGACTTAACGGCTCGCTTCACATGCGCGGTCAGCATCGGCGATGACTTAACAAACCCTCTTGCCCTCGCTGCCATTCGATCTAGGATCCTCTTGTTGATAGGAACTGCTTCTTCGTCTGCTGGTTATGGCGGATCACTATACTAAGTTTCGTCCTTTTTGGCTGCCTTGCTGCTATGGCTCGGGTTCAGGTACGTGCCCAACGATCTCGATCAGCCTGATCGGTATCTCTAAGAGCTTTGGATCGGCCGATCTGACGTCTGCCATCTGCGACGTCACAAGGGATGATCTAATGGCGAAGAGTGCTGTGTGTTTCGTACGCTCATGCGTGTCAGGCGGACTCCGCGCGACATGCATTAAGTAGAGTCGGTGATTGTAATCGATTTACTGGCAACACGATTGGACCCTTCGTCGGGTTGGTGCCTTCGGAGCGCCCATCGGGTTCCTCGCGGGCACAGGCGGCGATCACCAAGACCGGGAACACGCAAACACAGGCTCGACGAGGAAGCAACGAGGCGCCGTCGGGGTCGCTCCCTTGCGGCCTCACCCTGCCCCATGCCTTTCCCTTTAGATCAGGTGTACTGACCTGAGAGGTTAGGTGTGCGGCTGGCCTGGTTGACCTTTAATTGAGTTGTGGCCGCGGGCCGTGATCGTAGTGATGCACCCAGCCGGAGAACTCGGCGCAGCGTTCGGCGTCGCTGGTGTTAGAGCCGTGCGTAGGCCCACCCATCGGCGAGTGTGTAGTGAAATCGCTCCACCTTGCCGTTGGTCTGCGGCCCGCACAGTAGGGTTCTGCGATGTTTGGTGTCCCCGAGCGCGTCGCGAGACGTATGTGACTTTTAGTCGGAGCCTTTGCCGGTCAACATATTTCGAAGAGCAAAACGGCACTGGAGGAGCCAGAAGTTGGCGCGTTTCCAGAAAGCGGCGGCGGTGTCTCTGCGCTCGTCGGGGATCTTGCTTAGCTTCTTTACATCGACATGCACCAGATTGCCGGGGGCTGCCGATTCCATCCTGCGGATAACGCAGCCGGTGAGGCGGTTTAGCCGCCGCAGTCTGGGCGAGCTTGTACTAGCCGAGGACCCGGTGCACCGTCGAGCGCATTCAGACTCAGCAGATAGGCGAGCGCCAGCGGCGCCGCACGCGGACTTTGATGATCCTGCGTTCGGTCTTGGCCGAGGCCTGCTGGAGCCGTGGTGTGGCCGTGAGCTGCGGTCGACCATGCAGCCGGCCCTTCCTGGCGGTAGCGCCGGGTGCACCACGCGGCGGTGGTCACCGCGATCTGCAACCGCTCGGCGGCTCGTCGCAGCGATCAACTGTCTTCGAAGATGCACCGGGCCAAGCGCAGACGGCCGGTTTCCCAACGGAGCGGCATTGCGGTTGTTCAGTAATAGAGTTTGGTTAGCGTTCCTAGGCAGCGCGCGCTCCGCTGGGCGGTCTTCATCGTTTCACGATGCCAAGCCTGCCTTACCTAACTACTGTGGTCAGTGCAGTTAGGTGGGATGAGCGCGCAGAACCTGAGGAACTTTGGAGGCACTCGTTCACAGTTCGCGGTCGCAGATCTCCGATGGTGCGGTGTGCTTTACGTTGTGGGTTGGTGTAGGCGGTACATGTCTGTGCGGCGGGTTAACTGTTTAGACGCGAAGCCTCAGAAACTCGGTCGTCAGCGAAGCGAAGCGGCCCAATATCGCAGCCGCAGTTTCTGCTTTCGGTTTAAATGCGAGCGGGCAGGCACTCGACGGTTTACTGCGACGTTGCAAACGCAGCGGGTGAGCCGCCCCGTTCCGGTTGTTGCCTCGATACCCCAATGATAGCCTTCAGATCAATTGGAAGTTATTGCGAACCGTAGCTCTCTAGCGGGGTGCCGGGTGTCAGGGCGACCGCCCGGCACGGCAAGGTTATGCGGTGCGGTCGACTAAGGGGGCTTATGCGACAGCGGGCGGTACTGACCGGCGGTGCTGGGTTCGTTGGATCGCATCTTGCTGAGCGTCTTCTGGAGCGTGACATCGACGTGGTGTGCGTCGACAACTTTGTAACGGGAACGCCCGACAACGTTGCGCATTTGCAGGTGCATGACGGTTTCCGTTTGGTGAAGGCCGACGTCAGCAACTTCATTTCCGTCCCTGGGCCGGTTGATTATGTGCTGCATTTCGCGTCGCCAGCCTCGCCTGTCGATTACGCCGAACTTCCGATTCAGACAATGAAAGCTGGCTCGCTCGGAACGCTTCATACCTTGGGCTTAGCAAAGGAAAAAGGCGCTCGCTACCTCCTCGCATCGACATCAGAGACCTACGGCGACCCTCTGGTGCACCCTCAACCCGAGACATACTGGGGCAACGTCAACCCCGTCGGGCCGCGTGCTTGCTACGACGAGGCCAAGCGATTCGCCGAGGCGCTCACGGTGTCGTACCGCAAGGCGCATGGGGTCAACACCGCGATCATGCGGATCTTCAACACCTACGGCCCTCGGATGCGCCCCAACGACGGGCGTGCAATCCCGAACTTCATTACCCAAGCCCTGGCAGGCGAACCCATCACCGTCCACGGCGACGGCACCCATACGCGGTCGGTGTGCTATGTGGACGATCTCGTCGAGGGTGCGTTGAACTTGCTGTTCTCCGACCTCGCCGGACCGGTCAACATCGGCAATCCGCATGAACTGACGATCTTGGAATTGGCAGAGTTCATCCGCGAGCTGGCCGGCAGCGAGTCGCCTGTCGAGTTCATTGCCCGCCCTCAGGACGATCCGTCGCAGCGCCAGCCGGACATCACCCTGGCTCGCGCCGAGCTTGGATGGGAACCGCAAGTTGCGCCGCGGGACGGGCTCTTGAAGACGATCGCGTGGTTCCGCGACCTCGCCAGCGGAACTCCGCATGTCTCCGCTCCGACGCCGCTTCAGCCGGCCCACTCGCAGCCCCGGCACAAGGTGGCTGTGATCGGCACCGGTTACGTGGGTGCCGTCACTTCGACGTGCTTGGCGTACCTGGGGCATACGGTGTGTGGCCTGGACAGCGATTCCTCGCGCGCCGGTCAATTGAATAAAGGTCAGGCACCGTTCCATGAGCCAGGTCTGCCGGAAATGCTCGAAGCGTCGCTGGCCACCGGGCGTTTGCGTTTCACGGATCAGCCGGCTGAGGCCCTGTCCGACGCCGACTTCGTGTTTCTCTGCGTAGGCACGCCGCCCGGTCCGGACGGATCGCCGGACCTGGCACAGCTCGAAAGTGCGATCCAGTCGCTTGCGCCCTACCTGCGTGCGGGCGCAGTGATCGTCAACAAGTCAACCGTGCCGGTTGGTTCGGGTAACTGGACTCGCACCATCCTCGAGGATGCGCTTGAAGGTAACCGGCAGTTGTCCTTTCACGTAGTGTCCAATCCAGAGTTCCTGCGGGAAGGCTGCGCCCTCGACGACTTCCTCTACCCGGATCGGATCGTGCTCGGCGGTCCCGCGTCAGATGTCAGCCGCGTCGCCGAGCTCTACCAACCCGTCCTTGATCAATCCTTTGAGGGTGGCCGGCGTGACATCAGCCCGTCGTTGATCACGACCGAACTCGCATCGGCCGAAATGATTAAGTACGCCGCGAACGCCTTCTTGGCGACCAAGATCAGCTTCGCTAACGAGATCGCTCAGTTGTGCGAGGTGTTCGGCGCCGACGTCCGCGAAGTCATCCCCGCGATCGGCGCTGATCACCGCGTGGGCAGTGCATTCCTGAATCCCGGTGTGGGATGGGGTGGATCATGCTTTGGCAAAGACGTGGCTGCCCTCATTTCTTCGGGACAGGAGTATGGCTACACGCCTTCTATGCTCCAGGCGACAGTTGCGATCAACAACGGGCAACGCACGAGTGTTGTGCGCAAGCTGCAGCGCGAGTTGCACATGCTTAAAGGTCGCCGCATCGCGCTGCTTGGCTTGACCTTCAAACCCGGGACCGATGATCTTCGCGACGCCCCAGCCTTGGACATTGCCAAGCGGCTGATTGCCGCGGGAGCAATCGTCTCCGCCTACGATCCAGTGGTCAAAACGTTGCCGGACGAATATGCTTCGGTGCGCATGGCCAATGACGCCTATGAAGCGGCGAACAGGGTTGATGCCGTCGTCTTGACTACAGAGTGGCCTGAATTCAGGCTGCTGGACCCTGCCGGATTGCGTAGGGTGATGCGTGGCGACCTCGTCGTCGACGGACGCAATATCCTGCCAGAAGCTAGCTTTGCCGGATCGGGTCTCCGGCTTACGGGTTTCGGCTGGTAGGGGACGCAGAAGTACTTTTAGGGGGAGATCATGACTGTAGAGGCAACGTCGACGAGATCGGCACCAACCGGCGACGGGCCGGCCAGTGAGGCGGCGTTGGACCAGAGGCCGAACGACACCCACCAGGCGATGAAACTCGGTTTGCGGCACCGCTACTATCTTCAGTTTGCCGACATCGCGACTCTGGCCGTCTCGGCGGTGCTCGGCGCGGTGGCGCTAAATCTGGTCAGCCCCGCCCGCGCCAACTACATCGACTTTGTCAACGCCTCAGTCGATATTGTCGTCGCGATCGCAGCGATGGCCATGGCACTGCATCTTCATGGGCTCTACCGGCGGCCCGCCGCGCGCCTGAGGCCCAGCGAGTGGTGGCGCCCCGGAGTGATCGCGCGGTGCGTGCCCACCGGCGCTCTGCTGGCCCTCTTCATCGACGCGTTCGTCCTCCGCGATGGGCGTGGAATGACGTTGACAGCCGCTGTCGCAATGACGCTGCCTGCAATCCTGCTCGTTCCCCTCGGTCGCCGCCTGATAGCCCGGACGATGGACCCTACGGTCAGCCGCATCCTGGTTATCGGGACAGGCCCGATCTCGGATCGGCTGACGTCGAGGCTGCAACGATGCCCTGACACATTCGTAGTCGGACACGTCGACGACGACGTCGCACCGGGCACCAGCTCTCCTGTGCTCGGCAATCTCAGCGACCTGCCCGCCGTCTGCGCCGCCTACAAGATCGACCGCGTCATCGTCGGGTTCCCCAACACGAGCGACGCCATCGTGTTGGAGGCGCTACGTCAGCTGCAGGGGCGGGTGCCCATATCGGAGATCCCGCGCTACTTCGAGCTGCATAACTGGCGAAGTGAAGCCGAGGAGTTGCACGGCCTCACGCTGATGCACCTGCCAACTGCCTCGTTGGGGCCCAGTGCGCGAATCATGAAGCGCGTAATGGACGTAACACTGGCCACCTGCGCGTTGGTGGCGGCATCTCCGGTCCTGCTCGCGATCGCGCTGGCGATCAAGCTGGACACCCGTGGTCCGGTCTTCTTCCGCCAAGAACGGGGCGGGCAGGGCGGCGTGCCATTCCGGATCTTCAAGTTCCGTTCGATGACGGCCGACGCGTGGCAGAAGCGCAACACCGTCGCACAACTCAACGAGTCAGACGGTCCACTGTTCAAGATGGAGAACGATCCACGGGTCACCCGTGTCGGGGCATTCATCCGGAAGACCAGTCTCGACGAGTTGCCGCAGCTGATCAATGTGGTGCGAGGCGAGATGTCGTTGGTCGGTCCGCGGCCCCTTCCGACGGAAGAGGCAGATCGTATCGATGGCGCCGCCGGGCTTGCACGCCTAGATGCCAAGCCTGGTATCACTGGTCTCTGGCAGGTGTGCGGACGTAGTGACCTCTCCTACGCTGATCTGCAACATCTCGACTCGGTCTATGTCCGGTCTTGGTCCCTTATGTGGGACGTGCGGATTATGGCCAAGACGCCACGAGTCGTGTTCGCGCGAAGTGGCGCCTACTGATTTCGCCATTGAGGCCGCTGCGACGCCGGCGCTCGCAAGGGATCTCTGATTACGTCGAATTGGCGAGTTTGATGATCGGCGGAAGTAGTTCTGCAACGCGACGACCCACGGACTCGAATACATCAAAACTCTGACCAATCGGGTCGAGTACCTCTTCACGCTGTTTCGCGTCGAGCCTCGGCCGCAAGACCGCGAGATCGGCAATGCTTTCCGCGTTGAAATCTGAGGCAAGCCGTGACGCTTCGCCGAGTGTGAACGTCTTATTGAGTTTCTGCGGGCACATTTCCAGAACCCGATCACGATGCGCCGCCGTCATCGTGAGAATCAGGTCGGCATCCGACGCGACTTTTGGCGTCAATTGCCTTGCCGCGAAACCTGATGAGTCTCCGCCGAGCTGTTCAAGAACGATGGCGGCGTCCGCATGCATGGGATGATCGATAACTGCTCTGGTGCCGGCGCTGGACGAGCGGAAGTCAGCTAGTCCCATTTCCGCGGCGTACGCCGCTGCGAGGCGCTCAGCCGTCGGCGACCGGCATATGTTCCCAGTACAAACGAATAAGATGTGCAGCGTAACTCCTCAGCCGTCATGGTCAGCTCCTGTCGGAGCCGGGTGGACATTTACGGCGTTGAGTCTGCCCGATGATCGGCTTTGGGGAGCGCAGTGACTCGGTCGTGCTCTTGATTCGGCAATTCCCGCAGATCTGCGCAGGCTCGTCGGTGCGGTGATCCCGCTATCTGGCTCGGACCTCATCCCGCACGCTTAAGGCGTTTGGTGACTCTGAGGCAGAGCTATGCCCGATGGTCTCGCTGCAACCGCACGGTCGGATGGCATCCGGGTTAGCGGGGTGAATATACGCAAATCCCACCGGTGTAAGAAGAAATGCTGGATTTCCAGGTGTTTGCCTTATTGACCCGTGGGGAACGCTTCCGTGCACTACATTTGCTGCGGGGCGAGGCGACAGGCGGGGGGTTCAGTGCGGGTTGAAGCCATCTCACGTAGGACTGATCCCTGACGGGTTGCGGCGTTGGGCCGACGCCAACGGCGCCACCCTGGCCGACGCGTACCGCCGTGGCGCCGACAAGGTCATCGAGATCCTGCAGGTGCTACAGCGCAACGACGTGCAGACGGTATCGGTCTACAACCTCAGCCGAGCCAACCTGGGACGCACCCACGAAGAGCTTGACGCTGTCTACGCCGCCTCGACCTATTTCTTCACCACCCTGATCCCGTCCCATTTTGACCTTGACCTGTGCAGCGTCCGGCTGCACGGCGATCGGCAAGCATTGCCGCAGACCTACCTGTCCGCGGCTCAGGACATCGAAACGGCGACGCCCACCGGCGGCTTCCGGATCAACATTCTGTCGGCCTACGACGCCGGCGACGAGCTGCGCGGGGCCTGTCAACGCGCGCAGCGCGAAGGCTGCGACATCACCGAGGCCTTCGACATCGGCGACGTGGACCTCGTCATCCGGACCACCCCCGAACCCCTGCTGAGCGGCTTCCTGCCTCTGCAGAGCCAGTACGCCCAGCTGATCTTCCTGGACACACCGCTCAACGAGCTGACGCCGCACCACATCGAGCAGCTCATCGACGATTACCGGCGCTTCCCGCAGCGGCGCGGTCGGTAGGCGCCACCATGAACGCGACCAGGAACCCGCTGATCATCGGCGCCGGCCCCGCCGGTCTCACCGCCGCCCTCGAACTGACGAAGCGCGGAGTGACCCCGAGACTCTACGAGGCGACCTCCCACGTCGGTGGTCTCGCGCGCACCCCACGGGACGGCGACTGGCGGGTCGACCCCGGCGGCCACCGGTTCTTCACCAGAAACGAACAGATTCTGGACCTCTGGAACTCGCTGCTGCCGCCCGAGGAATGGATCTCGGTTCCCCGGCGCTCGGCGATGCTCGTCGCGGGTAGGTATGTGCCCTACCCCCTGGCAGGGCGTGATCTGGTGAAACGGATGGGCCTGCGCAGCGGGATGCGCGGTGCCGGCAGCCTGGCGTGGTCCCGCTTCCGGCGCAGCATGCGGCTCTTCGACAGGACCGACACATTTCGCGAGTGGGGCATCGACGAGTTCGGACGCCACTGGTACGACCTGTTCTTCGACGGCTACGTCCGCAAGACGTGGCTGGCCGACCCCAACCATCTGACCAGCGACTGGGCCAACCAGCGGATCAAGCCGATCGATTGGCGCCGCGCCGACGTCCGTCTGGCCGACCGGGACGTCTTCCGTTATCCCCGGCTGGGTCCCGGCCAGCTCTGGGAAGCGGCGTCGGCCGCGCTGACCGGCGCCGGCGTCACCCCCACCCTCAACTCGACCGTCGTCGCAATCCGTCCCGACGGCCGGCACTGGACGGTCGAGCTGCAGAACGGCGACACCGTGGCCGGCGACGCCGTGTTCTCCAGCATGCCGCTGCGGTTGCTGATCAACAGCCTGGAACCCGAACCGCCCAAATACATTCGGGCCATCGCCGACACGTTGCGGCACCGCTCGGTGATCACCGTCGCCGTAGCGTTGGAGAAGCACTACGACATCCCGTTCAACTGGGTGTACACCCCGGGCCGAGAGTTCCGCGTCGGGCGGATCCAGAACTATGGCCGGTGGTCGAGTGCGCTCGCCCCGCAGGATTGGGGCGGCACCCACCTCGGCCTCGAATACTTCACCCTGCCCAACGACGACATGTGGATCGCCAGCGAAGAAAGTCTGGGCGCCATCGTCGAGCAGGACCTGCGCACACTCGGCGTCGACGACTCCGCACTGGAACACGTCATGATCGTTCGCTCACAGTTTGCCTACCCGATCTACGATCCCGGCCGGGAAAGGAACGTCGCCCGAATCCGCGACTACCTCAAGCAGAACCACCCCACGATGCACCCGATCGGGCGCAACGGCATGCACCGGTACGACAACCAGGACCATGCCATGTTGAGCGCGATGCACAGCGTCGCCCAGTACTTCGGGGAGAACATCGACCCGTGGCGAGTCAACACCGAACTCGGCTATCACGAAGCGGGCCTGCTCAAGAACTAGGGCGATCCCGCGTAAGGCGTTGAACCACGAGACGACTCCGCGAAAGCCCAGTACAGTGCTGCCGTGGGCTACCCGGAGAATGTCCTGGCCAGGGACGAACACGTGGTCCTGCACCGCCATCCACACTGGGGCAGGCTGACCGTCCCGGCGCTGGTGCTGATCATCGCCTCGGCAGCCGCCGCGTTCGTCGCCGCCTACGTGAACACGCTGAACTGGGAGCAGACCGCCAAGCACATCGTGTTCGCCGTCATCGCAGCCATCTGGCTGATCCTGGTCGGTTGGCTGACGGTGTGGCCGTTCCTGAACTGGTGGACCACCCACTTCGTCATCACCGACCGTCGGGTGATGTACCGGCACGGCCTGCTGACCCGCTCGGGCATCGACATTCCACTGGCGCGGATCAACAGCGTGGAGTTCCGGCACGGCTTGGTTGACCGAATGTTCCGCACCGGCACGCTCATCATCGAATCGGCGTCGCAGGATCCGCTGGAGTTCCAGGACATCCCGAGGGTGGAACACGTCCACTCGCTGCTCTACCACGAGGTGTTCGACACGCTGGGCTCCGAAGAGTCGCCGAGCTGAAGCGGCGCACGCCGACTCATTGCCCTAACGTCGATCGGATGATGGGGGATGGCGGGTTCCGATGACTCGCCGTCGCGTTCTCGTTCCCGTCGTGATGGCTCTGGTCGTCTTGTCTGCCCTCCTTGTCAACGGTGTGAGTGGCACCTTGTTGTTCGCGCGTGCGAAGGCGGACCCATTGGCGAAGGCCGACGCCATCGTGGTCCTCGGCGGTGAGCACGACGGCCGCGAGGCCTACGGGCTGGGACTCGCCGAGCAAGGTTTCGCGAAGACCGTGCTGCTCTCGAATCCGTACCACTCACAAGACAAGGTGATGGCAACAGCGTGTCGGCCCCGCAGCGACATCGACGTGATCTGCCGGGCGCCAGTGCCGTCGACCACCCGCGGCGAGGCCTTGATGGCACGCGAACTCGCCGAGGCTCGCGGTTGGCACACCATCATCGTGGTCAGTTGGCGCTACCACCTGCCGCGAGCCCGGCGGATCTTCGACCAGTGCTTCGTGACGCCGGGGCGCAGTGTCATCATGCGCGATGTCCCGCGCGAGTATCCGTTCTCAATGGTCAAGTGGCAGTACATCTTCCTGTACCAGTACGGGGGATGGGTGAAGGCCGAACTGCAAGGGCGCTGCTGAGGGTGCGCCACCTGAGGCGACCAGGGGGCGACATTGACCAGGCACCCGCCCAACCTATGTCGCGACCACGGTGACGGCAGCGCACAGCCCCCAGTAGTAACTTTGGTTAACCTGCTATGCCGCAACGGGGGAGGTGCATTTGCCCGAGTGGTTCATGAGGCGTCGCCGCCGCGAGGACATGCCGACGGTCGACATCGGCGATGTCGTCGTCCCTCAGGACCAGACCGTGCTGCGCACCCTGCTGCAGATCTCCAACGCGGTGCTCACCGCCAACTACTTCGACGAGCTCCTCGAAGTGGTGGCCGAGCAGACACTCGCCGCCCTCGGCGCGTCCTCGCTGGCGATCAGCCGGTGGGAGCGTGACGCCGACATCCTGCGCACCCTCGTCAACGTCGGTGAGACTCAGCCCGGCGATCAGAGGTGGCCTGATTCCGAGACCTACCCGGTGGCTTCCGACCCGCTGTTGACCGGGTTGCTCCAACACGGACAGCCGTACGTCCACGCCGTCGACGACCCTGACTGCGACCCCGCCGCCGCTGATTACCTGCGCGGGCTCGGCAAGGAAAGCGACATCGCCGTGCCCATCATGTTTAACAACGACATGTGGGGCGAGCTGTGGGCAACCGGCACCGACGGTCGGCGCTTCGGTTTCGACGACGTCCAGATGCTGCAGGCTATCGCTGCGTACACCTCCGTGGCGCTGGGCCGCGGGGAACTTTTCACCTCGGTGTGGCGCGACGCCCACTTGGACCCCCTGACCGAGCTGCCGAACCGGCGTGCCCTGCAAGAGCGGTTCACCGAAACGGACTGGGACTCTTGCACTCCCGTGCTGCTGCTGGGTGACCTGGACGGCTTCAAAGAGGTCAACGATCGCGACGGCCACCCGGCGGGCGACGCGCTGTTGATCGCGGTGGCTGACGCGTTCCGCCGCTGCGCGGGTGACAGCGACGACGTCATCGCAGCCCGTCTCGGGGGCGACGAATTCTGCGTGTTCCTGGAGGCCGGCGACTTGGCGGCCGCCGAAGACCTCGCGCGCTGCATCAACCGGGAGGCCGCGGTCGTCCACGAGGCCGGGGTGTCGATCACCTGGGGCGCCGCCGAAGCAGGTCCCACCATCCGCTCGGGGGCGGAGCTGGTTGCGGCCGCCGACGCCGCGCTGATCCGCGCCAAATCTCAGGGCCGCGGCCGCTTCACCTCTGATGCCCGCCTCGCGCCGGTGCCGGCGATCAGACGCCGACGAGACGACGACGGCGCCGCCGACACGCTGATCTCGCGGGTGGCCACCATCGTCAATCAGCACCGCCCGCTGCCGGTGCTCACCGCGCTGGAGATCGCCGCCACCGAGATCTGCGCACAGATCGACGGATCCGGCTGGGCGGTGTCCTACCGCGACCTCGGCGACACCGTGCTGAACATCCACCGCGGCGCGGACCACATCCACGACCTGGATTCAGGGCTGTGCGTGGTCAAGGCCGACGTCGTCACCGGCCCGCACGAGCTCGTCGAGTTTCCGCTGACCGCGCACGCGATGGCCACCGGTTCGGCCCACATCGCCTCACTGGACCTCCCGGACTCCGACTCCGCCGAGAACACGGTTCTGGTGCGCCTGGGGCACCGTGCTGTCGGCCTCGCCGGCGTCAAAGGTGCGGCTCGGAGCTACCTGGTCGAAGTGTATTCGGACACCGGACATGCCGATCTGGAGACGGTGCTCGACTCGCTGCAGGTGCTCGCGCACTTCTGCGTCAGCGTG includes the following:
- a CDS encoding arsenate reductase/protein-tyrosine-phosphatase family protein — its product is MHILFVCTGNICRSPTAERLAAAYAAEMGLADFRSSSAGTRAVIDHPMHADAAIVLEQLGGDSSGFAARQLTPKVASDADLILTMTAAHRDRVLEMCPQKLNKTFTLGEASRLASDFNAESIADLAVLRPRLDAKQREEVLDPIGQSFDVFESVGRRVAELLPPIIKLANST
- a CDS encoding sugar transferase, producing the protein MTVEATSTRSAPTGDGPASEAALDQRPNDTHQAMKLGLRHRYYLQFADIATLAVSAVLGAVALNLVSPARANYIDFVNASVDIVVAIAAMAMALHLHGLYRRPAARLRPSEWWRPGVIARCVPTGALLALFIDAFVLRDGRGMTLTAAVAMTLPAILLVPLGRRLIARTMDPTVSRILVIGTGPISDRLTSRLQRCPDTFVVGHVDDDVAPGTSSPVLGNLSDLPAVCAAYKIDRVIVGFPNTSDAIVLEALRQLQGRVPISEIPRYFELHNWRSEAEELHGLTLMHLPTASLGPSARIMKRVMDVTLATCALVAASPVLLAIALAIKLDTRGPVFFRQERGGQGGVPFRIFKFRSMTADAWQKRNTVAQLNESDGPLFKMENDPRVTRVGAFIRKTSLDELPQLINVVRGEMSLVGPRPLPTEEADRIDGAAGLARLDAKPGITGLWQVCGRSDLSYADLQHLDSVYVRSWSLMWDVRIMAKTPRVVFARSGAY
- a CDS encoding UDP-glucuronate decarboxylase yields the protein MRQRAVLTGGAGFVGSHLAERLLERDIDVVCVDNFVTGTPDNVAHLQVHDGFRLVKADVSNFISVPGPVDYVLHFASPASPVDYAELPIQTMKAGSLGTLHTLGLAKEKGARYLLASTSETYGDPLVHPQPETYWGNVNPVGPRACYDEAKRFAEALTVSYRKAHGVNTAIMRIFNTYGPRMRPNDGRAIPNFITQALAGEPITVHGDGTHTRSVCYVDDLVEGALNLLFSDLAGPVNIGNPHELTILELAEFIRELAGSESPVEFIARPQDDPSQRQPDITLARAELGWEPQVAPRDGLLKTIAWFRDLASGTPHVSAPTPLQPAHSQPRHKVAVIGTGYVGAVTSTCLAYLGHTVCGLDSDSSRAGQLNKGQAPFHEPGLPEMLEASLATGRLRFTDQPAEALSDADFVFLCVGTPPGPDGSPDLAQLESAIQSLAPYLRAGAVIVNKSTVPVGSGNWTRTILEDALEGNRQLSFHVVSNPEFLREGCALDDFLYPDRIVLGGPASDVSRVAELYQPVLDQSFEGGRRDISPSLITTELASAEMIKYAANAFLATKISFANEIAQLCEVFGADVREVIPAIGADHRVGSAFLNPGVGWGGSCFGKDVAALISSGQEYGYTPSMLQATVAINNGQRTSVVRKLQRELHMLKGRRIALLGLTFKPGTDDLRDAPALDIAKRLIAAGAIVSAYDPVVKTLPDEYASVRMANDAYEAANRVDAVVLTTEWPEFRLLDPAGLRRVMRGDLVVDGRNILPEASFAGSGLRLTGFGW
- a CDS encoding class I SAM-dependent methyltransferase gives rise to the protein MLTAHVKRAVKSSPALIRIAVPLFRIKSIALAHIPVTGTFPRFPERSRIDVIEFSSLSDFEAWRVANDELIISWKAEDEAAAPPDRFAFEVDGHCALCNESVDFVATTEYIDTDSSGRPQPKWREHLICPNCNMRNRVRAALHFAIQECGMTPDKRIYLTEQFGNTYRWLRGRFNHVTGSEFLSPGKASGAQHLGINHQDLHALSYPTASFDYVLSFDVLEHVPDYLAAFSEIARVLAPSGKLVMTVPFITSQYDTVVRASMNSRGQIEHFLPIEVHGNPTDPINGALCYRNFGWDVLDRLTDCGFVEARVHVYHNRDLGYLGGTQTLISATKAGQ
- the kdsB gene encoding 3-deoxy-manno-octulosonate cytidylyltransferase, whose product is MRVLGVIPARMASSRFPGKPLADIAGRPMVWWVYQQALKANFLSDVVIATDDRRILEVCTRLDMKAVMTSPEHRTSTERVLEVARSDSADLYVCINGDEPLISPLCIDAVIPNKVSTEVEVLNIMAPIRSTAELIDPTNIKVVVDTNGNAMYFSRSVIPHHKTGTLENSLSEFTYFKHVGVLAYTRGALELFAAEPRRSAEEVEDINELRFLEAGVAIRMVPFESGGSISVDVPADLEFARTVLERKLRNQL